In Limosilactobacillus sp. WILCCON 0051, a single window of DNA contains:
- a CDS encoding ATP-binding protein, with translation MNELTKRHLLIIGQTGSGKTTSTLTLLDHLQSSGQANIVLDPTGEYAQLPNAIVYRLGENAYLEPGEFSAAQLIEALGLHFDERLNTAAASAVNDLRIQNNLLNHPGCYQRISQPIAAHQQELEKLGRWSKSYAVQLLPDQLIEELVIPYDDQRADYQLLGQTYDRQLIAAAWPKIIQLRELLASLAVRKLFGTIHQPQQVKTELNFVLQMFLNQRSAHKTLVIDLSALKTLAIGQRAVISLLMKRILEHRLQHNAAFPVNIIIDEAHRYLPANETKLAENGIFQVLREGRKVGLNMILTTQSPLDLPAKLRSQFPNLLVHHLASPEEISSLNLDAQLVATVSGLGIGQAVACQLNQPPRVIDVPLPGWLNNKGDF, from the coding sequence ATGAATGAGCTGACAAAAAGACATCTGCTGATCATTGGACAGACTGGCAGCGGCAAGACAACCTCGACGTTAACGCTGCTGGATCATTTGCAAAGCAGCGGTCAAGCCAATATTGTCCTGGATCCTACCGGTGAATACGCGCAGCTGCCAAATGCCATCGTTTATCGCTTGGGAGAGAATGCCTACCTGGAACCTGGTGAATTTTCGGCTGCTCAGTTGATTGAGGCGCTGGGACTGCATTTTGACGAACGTCTCAACACAGCCGCCGCCTCAGCAGTCAATGACCTGCGCATTCAAAACAATCTGCTAAATCATCCTGGCTGCTATCAGCGTATCAGCCAGCCAATCGCTGCTCACCAGCAGGAACTGGAAAAACTTGGTCGCTGGTCAAAATCATATGCCGTTCAGCTGCTGCCCGACCAGTTAATTGAAGAATTGGTGATCCCATATGACGATCAGCGCGCCGACTATCAGCTGCTTGGCCAGACCTATGACCGGCAGCTGATCGCGGCAGCATGGCCCAAAATCATTCAGCTAAGAGAATTGCTGGCCAGCTTGGCAGTGCGGAAATTGTTCGGTACGATTCATCAGCCTCAGCAGGTTAAAACCGAGCTCAATTTCGTGCTGCAGATGTTTTTAAATCAGCGCAGCGCCCACAAAACGCTGGTAATCGACCTTTCCGCGCTGAAAACGCTCGCGATTGGTCAACGGGCCGTCATCTCGCTGTTAATGAAACGCATCCTGGAGCACCGTCTGCAGCATAACGCGGCTTTTCCCGTCAACATTATAATTGATGAGGCTCACCGCTATCTCCCAGCCAACGAGACCAAGCTGGCTGAAAACGGAATTTTTCAAGTTCTGCGTGAAGGTCGCAAGGTTGGACTCAACATGATTCTAACCACGCAATCACCATTAGACCTGCCAGCCAAACTGCGCTCTCAGTTTCCTAATCTGCTGGTTCACCATCTGGCCAGTCCCGAAGAAATCAGCAGTCTCAATCTGGATGCACAATTAGTCGCCACCGTCAGCGGACTGGGGATCGGTCAAGCTGTTGCCTGTCAATTAAATCAGCCGCCACGCGTAATCGACGTACCGCTGCCTGGCTGGTTAAACAACAAGGGGGATTTTTAA
- a CDS encoding putative hydro-lyase, which translates to MPSFDIRPYIQQTPAQVRQKIRTGQIDFPTAGMAAGYAQANLVILPQIYARDFREWIRQNPQACPLLETIELAPLTKTIARHANICTDIPRYRIYENGRFTKEATDVSEYWHPDMVGFLIGCSFSFEEALLKAGIEIRHLTEKHNVPMYKTSVMTNPVGRFKGPMVVSMRPMSPAKAQLARQITAQMPNVHGAPLQIGNPQAIGIADLAHPDYGDADSIKPGEVPVFWPCGVTPQAAIENAGLPLVITHAPGHMFITDVKNADLNAYLDAHQPK; encoded by the coding sequence ATGCCATCTTTTGATATTCGACCATACATCCAGCAAACGCCAGCCCAGGTCCGCCAAAAGATTCGTACTGGTCAAATCGACTTTCCCACTGCTGGCATGGCAGCCGGCTACGCGCAGGCCAATCTGGTAATTCTGCCGCAAATCTATGCTCGTGATTTTCGTGAATGGATCCGGCAAAATCCGCAAGCCTGCCCCTTATTAGAAACCATTGAACTAGCCCCACTGACCAAAACGATTGCCCGGCATGCCAATATCTGCACGGACATCCCGCGTTATCGAATCTATGAAAATGGCCGGTTTACCAAAGAAGCAACGGATGTCAGTGAGTACTGGCATCCTGATATGGTCGGTTTTTTAATCGGCTGCTCATTTTCTTTTGAAGAAGCCCTGCTCAAAGCTGGCATCGAGATTCGGCATCTAACTGAAAAGCATAACGTCCCCATGTACAAAACTAGCGTAATGACCAATCCCGTCGGCCGTTTCAAGGGTCCCATGGTGGTTTCAATGCGGCCCATGTCGCCGGCTAAAGCTCAGCTGGCCCGCCAGATTACGGCACAGATGCCAAACGTTCACGGCGCGCCATTGCAGATCGGCAATCCCCAGGCAATCGGAATCGCTGACCTTGCTCATCCGGACTATGGCGATGCTGATTCAATCAAGCCTGGTGAGGTGCCGGTCTTTTGGCCATGCGGCGTTACTCCCCAGGCAGCCATTGAAAACGCTGGCCTCCCATTAGTAATTACTCACGCGCCGGGGCACATGTTTATTACCGATGTCAAGAATGCTGATCTCAATGCGTACCTTGACGCGCATCAGCCAAAATAG